A region of Campylobacter armoricus DNA encodes the following proteins:
- the mqnP gene encoding menaquinone biosynthesis prenyltransferase MqnP produces MPLLLKEKLKDILDLIVFKHSIFALPFLFVSMLVASVILNNSTWFGFKALFLGIICAVSARNFAMAINRLMDEDIDKNNPRCANRPNIDGRIGKVSILLFIILNAIVFVLTSYFINKLAFALSLPVLFILTIYSAFKRFSSLAHLVLGFCLGLAPIAGSIVVLGSIEIYSVILCLGVTFWTAGFDLLYALQDMEYDKKTGLHSIPAKFGLEATLFISAFCHILAVLFWLLFVWVAPTGNIAFFGVIVSAIILFFEHRIVRKNFEKIDKAFFTLNGYLSIVFFIFIWVDLLWR; encoded by the coding sequence ATGCCTTTATTATTGAAAGAAAAATTAAAAGATATTTTAGATTTGATTGTTTTTAAGCATTCTATTTTTGCCTTACCATTTTTATTTGTTTCGATGTTGGTCGCCTCTGTTATTTTAAACAATAGCACTTGGTTTGGTTTTAAAGCTTTATTTTTAGGAATTATTTGTGCAGTAAGTGCAAGAAATTTTGCTATGGCGATTAATCGTTTAATGGATGAAGATATTGATAAAAACAATCCCCGTTGTGCAAATCGTCCTAATATTGATGGGCGTATAGGAAAAGTTAGTATTTTGCTGTTTATAATTTTAAATGCTATTGTTTTTGTTTTAACAAGCTATTTTATCAATAAATTAGCTTTTGCTCTTTCTTTACCGGTATTGTTTATTTTGACTATTTACTCAGCTTTTAAAAGATTTTCTTCTTTAGCGCATCTAGTTCTTGGTTTTTGTTTGGGACTTGCCCCTATTGCTGGTAGTATTGTGGTTTTGGGAAGTATAGAAATTTATAGTGTTATTTTATGTTTAGGTGTTACTTTTTGGACTGCTGGTTTTGATTTGCTTTATGCTTTACAAGATATGGAGTATGATAAAAAAACAGGCTTACATTCTATACCTGCTAAATTTGGACTCGAAGCAACTTTATTTATATCAGCGTTTTGTCATATTTTGGCTGTGCTTTTTTGGCTTTTATTTGTTTGGGTAGCTCCAACGGGAAATATTGCTTTTTTTGGTGTAATTGTTAGTGCTATAATTTTGTTTTTTGAGCATCGCATTGTTAGAAAAAATTTTGAAAAAATTGATAAAGCGTTTTTTACTTTAAATGGATATTTAAGTATAGTATTTTTTATTTTTATATGGGTTGATCTTTTATGGAGATAA
- the miaA gene encoding tRNA (adenosine(37)-N6)-dimethylallyltransferase MiaA has translation MFFEFALIGTTASGKTELANKLAYEFNGSILSLDSLCVYKQINIASAKTDKKTLNELDYFGINLLNVDEHFNIALFFEEYKKAKDFAQKNNQMLIITGGTSFYLKALIDGLSMDFKESQSTLSNDEIYNLMIEIDKNAKIEKNDTYRLKKWLGIYEQTHKIPSEVLKETKQEPLIKKLDIFEISWQKDILEKRIIKRTKNMFKEGLLDEAKMLFENYDNNLKALNSIGLKECKDFLDKKINQKELEELIIIHTRQLAKRQRTFNKKFTKKILSHENTYENLKQFILNNYG, from the coding sequence ATGTTTTTCGAATTTGCTCTCATTGGAACCACCGCAAGTGGAAAAACAGAACTTGCAAATAAATTAGCTTATGAATTTAATGGGAGTATTTTAAGTCTTGATAGTCTTTGTGTGTATAAACAAATCAATATTGCTTCTGCAAAAACTGATAAAAAGACTTTAAATGAGCTTGATTATTTTGGTATAAATTTATTAAATGTTGATGAGCATTTTAATATTGCTTTATTTTTTGAAGAATACAAAAAAGCAAAAGATTTTGCTCAAAAAAATAATCAAATGCTCATTATCACCGGTGGCACTAGTTTTTATTTAAAAGCATTAATAGATGGATTAAGTATGGATTTTAAAGAAAGTCAAAGCACTTTAAGTAACGATGAAATTTATAATTTAATGATAGAAATTGATAAAAATGCCAAAATAGAAAAAAACGATACCTATCGTTTAAAAAAATGGCTTGGAATTTATGAGCAAACCCATAAAATTCCAAGTGAAGTCTTAAAAGAAACCAAACAAGAACCACTTATTAAAAAACTTGATATTTTTGAAATTTCTTGGCAAAAAGATATTTTAGAAAAACGCATTATTAAACGCACAAAAAATATGTTTAAAGAGGGTTTGTTAGACGAAGCCAAAATGCTATTTGAAAACTATGATAACAATTTAAAAGCATTAAATTCGATAGGTTTAAAAGAATGTAAAGATTTTTTAGATAAAAAAATTAATCAAAAAGAACTTGAAGAACTTATCATTATCCACACAAGACAACTTGCTAAAAGACAAAGAACTTTTAATAAAAAATTCACTAAAAAGATTCTAAGTCATGAAAATACTTATGAAAATTTAAAACAATTTATTTTAAATAACTATGGTTGA